In a single window of the Amycolatopsis sp. cg5 genome:
- a CDS encoding YcaO-like family protein, translating into MTSSPVTLPDRLAPLVDNALGLVAEPALLPFPPGSGVMPIASAYLGDGSAAVPAIRRYAQWSRSKPEQMDGSGGGFDVELAKAVAVAEALERYCSTVHDPADMRWATALELGDEALDLDTLPRLSEAELALPGQTSRLAAKDVPRNWVRGVRLRDGKPMWIPAPLVYLFYVPDADENIANPISTGCAVHSDPVLSIVKGLVEVIERDATALTWHQRLPLPEIEVDIGGPELRDLIAAYARHSSVDVRLFDATTDVGVPSIFAVRVDRRSTDVRHVAICASNMDPVQAAVNAVREVLSCHIAFLPQIGSTPERAEDCYRTMDGALFTAHADRAEAFEFLLSGKEKRPLSALPTPPNGSSAEALRWLSGRLTAVGTDAYIVDQTTDEAAAVGMTAVKAIVPGLQPMSFVRKAQYLAHPRLYAAPAAMGYPVHDEADLNPWPQPVA; encoded by the coding sequence ATGACTTCGTCTCCCGTCACCCTTCCCGACCGGCTCGCGCCGCTGGTGGACAACGCGCTCGGCCTGGTCGCCGAGCCCGCGTTGCTCCCGTTCCCGCCCGGTTCCGGCGTGATGCCCATCGCGTCCGCCTATCTGGGTGACGGCAGCGCCGCCGTGCCTGCCATCCGCCGGTACGCCCAGTGGTCCCGGTCCAAGCCGGAGCAGATGGACGGCAGCGGCGGCGGTTTCGACGTCGAGCTGGCCAAGGCCGTGGCGGTCGCCGAGGCGCTGGAGCGGTACTGCTCGACCGTGCACGACCCGGCCGACATGCGCTGGGCGACCGCGCTCGAACTCGGTGACGAGGCGCTCGATCTCGACACTTTGCCCCGGCTCTCGGAAGCGGAACTGGCGTTGCCGGGACAGACCTCGCGGCTCGCGGCGAAGGACGTGCCGCGCAACTGGGTGCGTGGTGTCCGGCTGCGCGACGGCAAACCCATGTGGATTCCCGCGCCGCTGGTCTACCTGTTCTACGTCCCGGACGCCGACGAGAACATCGCCAACCCGATCTCGACCGGCTGCGCCGTGCACTCCGACCCGGTCCTGTCGATCGTGAAGGGGCTCGTCGAGGTGATCGAGCGCGACGCGACCGCGCTCACCTGGCATCAGCGGCTCCCGCTGCCGGAGATCGAGGTGGACATCGGCGGTCCTGAGCTGCGCGATCTCATCGCGGCCTACGCGCGCCATTCCTCTGTGGACGTCCGGTTGTTCGACGCGACCACGGACGTGGGTGTGCCGTCGATCTTCGCCGTGCGGGTCGACCGGCGCAGCACCGACGTCCGGCACGTGGCGATCTGCGCCTCGAACATGGACCCGGTGCAGGCCGCGGTGAACGCGGTCCGCGAGGTGCTGTCCTGCCACATCGCCTTCCTGCCCCAGATCGGGAGCACTCCCGAGCGTGCCGAGGACTGCTACCGCACGATGGACGGCGCGTTGTTCACCGCGCACGCCGATCGGGCCGAGGCCTTCGAGTTCCTGTTGTCCGGCAAGGAGAAGCGGCCGCTGTCGGCGCTGCCCACGCCGCCGAACGGCAGCTCGGCGGAGGCGTTGCGCTGGCTGTCCGGACGGCTGACGGCGGTGGGCACCGACGCCTACATCGTGGACCAGACCACGGACGAGGCGGCCGCGGTCGGGATGACCGCGGTCAAGGCGATCGTGCCCGGCCTGCAGCCGATGTCGTTCGTGCGCAAGGCCCAGTACCTGGCGCATCCCCGGCTCTACGCCGCTCCGGCGGCGATGGGCTATCCGGTGCACGACGAAGCCGACCTCAACCCCTGGCCGCAGCCCGTCGCCTGA
- a CDS encoding DsbA family protein → MTQPKPPIARSRKAKPAVKALVVLVIAVVLGGGLYLQLRNNRAEADGYGPPRTAARISAPGVVTLGAANAPHTVDVYEDPLCPFCAQFEKRFGQLLAKAIDEGKAKVNYHLLTFLDAKSKTGDYSTRAAAAMLCATKVTGTSFGRLHEHLMAPDNQPSENGSTDRTNDELIRFAFDAGAGPDFGKCLLDGTFQAELRDTTAAVRPTIPGTPSVRIDGRLVAPGDLTDGDWAEPLR, encoded by the coding sequence ATGACTCAGCCCAAGCCGCCCATCGCGCGGTCGCGCAAGGCCAAGCCCGCGGTCAAGGCCTTGGTCGTGCTCGTCATCGCGGTCGTCCTCGGCGGTGGCCTTTACCTGCAGCTGCGGAACAATCGCGCCGAGGCCGACGGCTACGGCCCGCCGCGCACGGCCGCCCGGATCAGCGCTCCCGGTGTCGTCACACTCGGCGCGGCGAACGCTCCGCACACCGTGGACGTCTACGAGGATCCGCTGTGCCCGTTCTGCGCGCAGTTCGAGAAGCGGTTCGGCCAGCTGCTGGCCAAGGCGATCGACGAGGGCAAGGCGAAGGTCAACTACCACCTGCTGACCTTTTTGGACGCCAAGTCGAAGACCGGTGACTACTCCACCAGGGCCGCCGCGGCCATGCTGTGCGCCACGAAGGTCACCGGCACCTCGTTCGGCAGGCTGCACGAACACCTGATGGCGCCGGACAACCAGCCGAGCGAGAACGGGTCGACCGACCGCACCAACGACGAGCTGATCCGGTTCGCGTTCGACGCAGGCGCCGGGCCCGATTTCGGGAAGTGCTTGCTGGACGGCACTTTCCAGGCCGAGCTGCGCGACACCACCGCCGCGGTGCGCCCGACCATCCCCGGCACGCCGTCCGTGCGGATCGACGGCAGGCTCGTCGCACCCGGTGACCTCACCGACGGCGACTGGGCGGAGCCGTTGCGGTGA
- a CDS encoding YcaO-like family protein, with translation MTTDSLAAMRALVSPYGLVGRTGNALGVPRIPVGVSFLGELGEIFPRLAGWQRSLATDGNFDGAGGDLDVDRAELLSVAESLERYATLAVRDDLMITASAQELGEEAVAPSQWPRPSEAEFASPGFPLTRADDGARIRWVKAWSLTRERPRYVPAAMVWLHMARTSAAEYFTMGNSSGSAAHADYPRAVLGGLLEVIERDSLMLTWLHRLRLPKLAVSAPDLPPSLRPYAERSREAGLDTVLFDATTDFGVPAFFGLQLAGNDRFAQIVATTAGLDPAVCTAKLHRELAMLRTALRSTDDADVPLEGVCGGAHVNGSLGARRNFDFLLEGPRPVRSFAELPSPGTDDPARQLEWVVDRLRAADAEVLAVDITPIEARAAGAVVVKVLVPQAIPVAFGTQARLLGTPRLFTAPAAMNHPVQPENRLNRLPQPMA, from the coding sequence ATGACCACCGATTCGCTGGCCGCCATGCGTGCGCTCGTGTCCCCGTACGGCCTGGTCGGCCGCACGGGGAACGCGCTGGGCGTGCCGCGGATCCCGGTCGGGGTGAGTTTCCTCGGTGAGCTCGGCGAGATCTTCCCGAGGCTGGCAGGCTGGCAGCGTTCGCTGGCCACGGACGGCAACTTCGACGGCGCCGGCGGGGATCTCGACGTCGACCGCGCCGAGTTGCTCAGTGTCGCGGAATCGCTCGAGCGCTACGCGACCCTCGCCGTGCGGGACGACCTGATGATCACCGCGAGCGCGCAGGAGCTGGGTGAGGAGGCGGTGGCGCCGAGCCAGTGGCCGCGCCCGTCCGAGGCGGAGTTCGCGAGCCCGGGGTTCCCGCTGACCCGCGCGGACGACGGGGCCCGCATCCGCTGGGTCAAGGCCTGGTCGCTCACCAGGGAACGGCCGCGCTACGTGCCCGCCGCGATGGTGTGGCTGCACATGGCGCGCACCAGCGCCGCCGAGTACTTCACGATGGGCAACTCCAGTGGCAGCGCGGCGCACGCGGACTATCCGCGTGCGGTGCTCGGTGGTCTGCTGGAGGTCATCGAGCGCGACTCCCTGATGCTGACCTGGCTGCACCGCCTGCGCCTGCCCAAGCTCGCGGTCTCGGCACCGGACCTGCCGCCGTCGCTGCGCCCGTACGCCGAGCGCAGTCGCGAAGCCGGGCTGGACACGGTGCTCTTCGACGCCACGACGGACTTCGGCGTCCCCGCCTTCTTCGGGCTGCAGCTCGCCGGGAACGACCGGTTCGCGCAGATCGTCGCGACGACCGCGGGGCTGGACCCGGCGGTGTGCACGGCCAAGCTCCATCGGGAGCTGGCGATGCTGCGCACGGCGCTGCGGTCCACCGACGACGCCGACGTGCCGCTCGAAGGTGTGTGCGGTGGCGCCCACGTCAACGGTTCGCTCGGCGCCAGAAGGAACTTCGACTTCCTGCTGGAAGGACCGCGCCCGGTGCGGTCCTTCGCCGAGCTGCCCAGCCCCGGCACCGACGACCCGGCCAGGCAGCTGGAGTGGGTGGTCGACCGGCTGCGTGCCGCGGACGCGGAGGTGCTGGCCGTGGACATCACCCCGATCGAAGCGCGCGCGGCCGGTGCGGTCGTGGTGAAAGTGCTGGTGCCCCAAGCGATCCCGGTCGCGTTCGGCACCCAGGCGCGGCTGCTCGGTACGCCGCGGCTGTTCACGGCGCCCGCCGCGATGAACCACCCGGTCCAGCCCGAGAACCGGCTCAACCGGCTCCCACAGCCGATGGCGTGA
- a CDS encoding TOMM precursor leader peptide-binding protein — MNPVFHTTPGGTGLWVYGDGAFGELVLDGLGGAVLGRARLLVCVTQGARPAFAETVASRAEIAKLPWLPLELDGTMLRCGPVTGTGAGPCPECTGRRRRQHSRQARLAGLVADGTEPAFLPQHRELAIAVLGSVVRAFTDHGTADEIHEVDLVRGDFAKHRVIPVHGCPVCDPRGAAEQSWVRLAAGLGIRAGVRR, encoded by the coding sequence ATGAACCCTGTCTTCCACACCACCCCCGGCGGCACCGGGCTGTGGGTTTACGGCGACGGTGCTTTCGGCGAGCTGGTGCTCGACGGGCTCGGTGGCGCGGTCCTCGGCAGGGCGCGGCTGCTGGTGTGCGTGACCCAGGGCGCGCGGCCGGCTTTCGCCGAGACGGTCGCGTCGCGAGCGGAGATCGCCAAGCTGCCGTGGCTGCCGCTCGAGCTCGACGGGACGATGTTGCGTTGCGGACCGGTGACGGGCACCGGCGCCGGGCCGTGCCCGGAGTGCACGGGGAGACGCCGTCGTCAGCATTCGCGGCAGGCACGTCTCGCCGGGTTGGTCGCGGACGGCACGGAACCGGCGTTCCTGCCGCAGCACCGCGAACTCGCGATCGCCGTGCTCGGTTCCGTCGTGCGGGCGTTCACCGATCACGGGACGGCGGACGAGATCCACGAGGTCGACCTGGTGCGCGGTGACTTCGCGAAGCATCGGGTGATCCCCGTCCACGGTTGCCCTGTCTGCGATCCGAGGGGGGCGGCCGAGCAGTCGTGGGTGCGGCTGGCGGCCGGTCTGGGCATCCGGGCGGGGGTGCGGCGATGA